The nucleotide window atacatatttctgccatttttttgtaatgttagAAATTGCTTTCTCcattacacatatgtaaatatttattgtttacatttttttgaaatatctgatGTCTGTGAAACAAAGTTGGAACTTAAGTTTACTACAAATCGATATGTGTCAATGTAcgtagtaaacacaataccataatacttttatcatagtatttttaccacatgtgtgtctcgggtataagatatacatagttgaaaacaagtaaaacaagggctaagttcgggtgtaaccgaacattttatactctcgcaatttatttatttaactttatttatattatacaatttgacccacatattcgtcatatatattgtataaagtccattgaaagttggaaaccataatattaggttagaagcaccgaggtcctcctgttcgatatatggggccttaaaaacttatggtccgattttggcgatttttagaatggggctgccacactataaacatagtatttgtgcaaagttctgcaccgatatcttcactagtgcttactttatacatatattgtaaagtaaacgattcagatcgtcttcaaatttctggtatgtaggaagtaggcgtggttgtgaagcgatttggcctattttcacaacatatcattgggatgtaaggaaactattacaaaccaagttacattgaaatcggtcgagtagttcctgaaatatggtttttgacccatacgtgggcgacgccacggccattttccattttgtaaaaaaatctgagtgcagctgccatttcttatgtgttttagtgtttctgacatttttcgttagtgagttaacccactttagtaattttcaacctaacctttgggGAGGGGcttggttattacccgatttctttcatttttggactgtattaagaacaatatgtacaaaaaatctatttgggggcagggccacgcccacttccccaaacaaattacatccaaatatgccccttcatattgcgatccttcatacctaattttatttccatagctttatttatggcttagttatggcactttatatgttttcggttttctccattttgtgggcgtggcagtggtccgattttgcgatGTAACCtccctatggtgccaagaaataagtgtgccaagtttcatcaagatatcttaatttttactcaagttacagcttgcacagacggacggacggacggacggacagacagacattcggatttgaactccactcttcaccctgatcactttggtatatataaccctattgctcggtttcacagtcagagcttaggttgtgcttaagataaaacagaaatattgcgttaagcagtgcttaagtaacagctgatttttgttttgaatattgacttatttgtcaaaaaaataaaataaaaattatttggtgaaaaaatttttctttcttgcattcaatgacggtatatgctttcctgcgagttgcaataggtgctCCCACtagcttgcggtgaaattcggtgtcctttaattgtttccatccatttcccagattctaaatttattcatcgcaaagttatttttcatcaacaataatttcaatttgtcagatggtatttgtaaacaaatgtttttcattgtgctgccatatatcataatagaattttatagaaaataagcatcgactgtgaaacgcaaatgactactcagtcaataacaatgcttagctaagattttatttgggcacaacttaagtaagaactgtgaaaccgggcattagaatatctgagagatttaccgatagttgagctttataggttttcggttacaGTAATttagtgggcgtggcagtggtccgatttcgctcataCCAACCTTCTTACGATGCAAAGGAACACTTATACCAAGATTCAGTACGATATTTTAATCCTAACTCAAGTTATCggtttgcacggacggacagacagacattcggatttcaactctattcgtcaccctgatcactttgggtTATATAATCCTataccgttaggtgaacaagaATATTATACTCTTTTCAACATGTTGAGTTAGACGTATAACAATATCTTACATTGATTATTATATACTTGTACTTACTAAAAAGACATTTCGAAACATCAAACATTCCTCTATGTAACTTTATTCCCATAGCATTATCCAAACAACTTGTCTCCACAGAGTTGTCGTTAATAACGTAACGATATCCTTCGAACCCCAAATGACGCACAGTATCAACATAATTTAAACGGTGTGTTCGGCAAGCTTCACCAGCGATAATAGTTATATCTCGTTCTGGATCTAAATATGGTTGAAACAACGAATTATCATAAGCATCAGATAACACAATTGGGCAGTACTGGGAAGCTGTCTGATTTAAAGTCTTTAAGCGATTAATGTGTTCAGGAAAATATTCTTTGTTATTCAAGGTACGAACTCTAAAAAAGTTATCCACTCCATTTATCGGACCtatttttacattatatatttcttCGTTCTTTTTGAGTGCCTAAAATGGTATTATgttatgtaattaaaataagtaaatgcaagtaaatagttaataataattacattatgCAGCATCCCACAGTTTGAAACAATATTTGGTACATAACTGGATAATGAATTTAGTGCAGGTGTTGTAAAGTTCCACAAAAAgtaatttattgtttcttttattAGGACGGGTTCTTTTACTGTAATTGCATTAAAAACATGTCTCACAAGGAAAACCCAATCATGGAATTTAGCAGCAGTGCCGAACAAAATAAAGTTCGGTAAAATAACGGTCTGATTAAGTATATCTGGAGCACAACTGGCGTCTGGGTCGAACTGTATGTCATCATAAcgtaatttttgataaataatgcTATGATCGCTTTGGTTCAAGATTTCATTTCTTCCTTTAATATGATACACAATTGGCCCTATCTCTTGTAGCTTAATTTTTGAATCAGTACCATTAAGAAAAGCTTCGCCATTCGTGACGTTAAATAAGTAACTTTTCAAAGTTCCATATGGCGATGCTATCCAATTATTTTGCGAGGGGAAACCTTTTCGAAAACGGATGTGCTCTTGTGTAAGGGCCCATTGAAAGTTAACCTTTAGCGATATTACAAATAGGATAAAGCTGATTGCTCCCAAAAACGCCACTGTGAAAATCttacctaaaattaaaaattcattaattttattttaaactaatgaAGAAGTACAAACTGTATATATCTTACACCAAAAACACGTTCCAGTTGgcatattacaataaaatataattatatacagaaTACTTATAGTATGACGATtcaaattatattcaattttctaatgttctcaaaattaaattagtggAATATTGGGCAATGGTTTAGAAAATCATAAACAACTTATTATCGCTAGTAGACTATTCTGTACAGGGtgtattgataaaaaatattgctttaaaacatttaaatacatCTACATCATACGAGATTTTacatcattttaatattttttat belongs to Zeugodacus cucurbitae isolate PBARC_wt_2022May chromosome 6, idZeuCucr1.2, whole genome shotgun sequence and includes:
- the LOC105219844 gene encoding scavenger receptor class B member 1; translation: MPTGTCFWCKIFTVAFLGAISFILFVISLKVNFQWALTQEHIRFRKGFPSQNNWIASPYGTLKSYLFNVTNGEAFLNGTDSKIKLQEIGPIVYHIKGRNEILNQSDHSIIYQKLRYDDIQFDPDASCAPDILNQTVILPNFILFGTAAKFHDWVFLVRHVFNAITVKEPVLIKETINYFLWNFTTPALNSLSSYVPNIVSNCGMLHNALKKNEEIYNVKIGPINGVDNFFRVRTLNNKEYFPEHINRLKTLNQTASQYCPIVLSDAYDNSLFQPYLDPERDITIIAGEACRTHRLNYVDTVRHLGFEGYRYVINDNSVETSCLDNAMGIKLHRGMFDVSKCLFNDVPSAFSLPHFYGSTYNWSEHFEGLSPNKKDHEATIIIEPISGIPIEEKYRFQSNIPLPDMAGYSKELQRFSKMVIPTFWYEYDLDDLPRMVVFLMRFNINVVPIAQPICTVLFFIFTLWSFLYAFLALKGVTISYLVFSFLNEKNK